A window of Trichoderma atroviride chromosome 3, complete sequence contains these coding sequences:
- a CDS encoding uncharacterized protein (BUSCO:EOG092D0KTI) produces MDPNQTPAGPDGPDKEKMEQIRARRLAKLGNPAPPKPAESTPAEAGSSSSPAPPQSGSPAPEAESETKKTKITITPAAQPTSNPFAQLGVRSSKPTDPEGSTGTFRVARKRSASQVDDVLSAPPPRKATPVQPESDEDYADRILSQIFRITVDPHRMTSNGNHRLTFLPSLNQELNDSGEPLKLSVNTLDQAIIEACSSWSSDKPLMHYLLPCWKRAVKAGSANKQPSGPKFDLHEESKRLCMSNCLFAVTMPVLYGREPNPNHDTIAPYLLKGPVDEGGICLDFIKEAIKRFDDDEAFPAIFNDAMVKLSTQLSGISMSDEYKPYVQALLTYTRFPILISNLATHACFKLPLSPHTIERNTILGPFFRLSPLQPEVIKSYFPGSRTLDKARITNAQDALRMVLRTHQDDLFVITNAFIRAGPDTRNRTLDWFAYILNTNHKRRAIQVDPREVASDGFMMNITTILDRFCEPFMEMDFSKIDKIDVRYFRRQPRVDISDETKLNADQAAAEKYYAQKEEGDSNFISEAFFLTLAAHHYGSEALNSQLKNLDREIKYLERHLKAMEAERSKVANAPHQLRLFEETLKRHTNVLEKTIALKYSIEGVLLDERMQSTSLRFMRYVAVWLLRIATGSDYKPGTETETIKLPIELANSGAFAYLPEYALQNIVDNFKFVFRWLPTILPSAVGEEMIALCITFLRSSEQIKNPYLKSSLVSLLFSGTWPFMHLKRGVLGDQLISIKFANDFLLHALMKFYIECESTGANTAFYDKFNIRYEIFQVIKCVWINDVYRQQLIKESKVNRGFFVQFVNMLLNDTTYVLDEAFTKFPKMRGLERELEDRSMSTEDRQKKEEELQSLGSQATSYMQLANETLEMMKLFTKTLSEAFTMPEIVSRLASMLNYNLETLAGKKAAAELSVSNREKYHFRPLQLLSDFVDIYLNLGASSVFIEAVAADGRSYKPEVLDRVAYILSSKHQKDTADIARWDKLKVKFIKAKEQQDQAEMDLGDIPPEFEDPIMGELMKDPVLLPSRHVVDRSTIVQHLLSDPKDPFTRQPMTIEDAVPQTELKEKIEKWRLERIQASKEKLAQQGDDAMDTAEG; encoded by the exons ATGGATCCCAACCAGACGCCCGCGGGGCCTGATGGCCCtgataaagaaaagatggaGCAG ATTCGAGCACGGCgtctggccaagctgggcaaCCCAGCTCCCCCAAAGCCGGCGGAGAGCACGCCTGCAGAGGCTGGGAGCTCATCATCACCTGCTCCTCCGCAGTCGGGCTCTCCAGCCCCCGAGGCCGAATCCGAGaccaagaagaccaagatcACCATCACACCGGCGGCTCAGCCGACCTCAAACCCTTTTGCGCAGCTCGGCGTGCGGTCGAGCAAACCGACCGACCCCGAAGGCTCTACAGGTACTTTTCGTGTTGCTCGCAAGAGGTCCGCCTCTCAAGTTGACGACGTCCTTTCAGCACCACCCCCGCGTAAAGCCACTCCCGTCCAGCCCGAGTCGGATGAGGACTATGCCGATAGAATTCTCAGCCAAATCTTCCGCATAACGGTCGATCCCCACCGGATGACAAGCAATGGCAACCATCGCCTGACCTTTCTCCCGAGTCTGAACCAAGAGCTCAACGATTCCGGGGAGCCCTTGAAGCTGTCTGTTAATACTTTGGATCAGGCCATCATAGAGGCTTGTAGCAGCTGGTCTTCTGATAAGCCTCTGATGCACTATCTTCTACCATGCTGGAAGAGAGCTGTCAAGGCAGGGTCGGCGAATAAGCAACCGAGCGGCCCCAAGTTCGACCTACACGAAGAGTCGAAGCGTCTGTGCATGAGCAACTGCCTCTTCGCCGTTACTATGCCGGTTTTATATGG TCGCGAGCCAAACCCAAACCACGACACTATTGCCCCTTATCTTCTCAAGGGTCCGGTAGATGAGGGTGGGATTTGCCTCGATTTCATCAAAGAGGCTATTAAGCggtttgatgatgatgaggcttTCCCAGCCATCTTTAACGATGCCATGGTCAAGCTCAGCACTCAGCTATCTGGAATTTCCATGAGCGACGAATACAAGCCATATGTCCAG GCACTGCTAACATACACACGCTTCCCTATCTTAATATCTAATCTCGCCACGCACGCCTGCTTCAAACTACCTCTTTCGCCACACACCATTGAGAGGAACACCATTCTCGGCCCCTTCTTTCGTTTATCCCCCCTACAGCCAGAAGTGATCAAAAGCTACTTTCCCGGGTCACGTACTCTAGACAAGGCACGCATTACCAACGCGCAAGACGCTCTGCGAATGGTGTTGAGGACACACCAAGACGACTTATTCGTCATTACCAACGCTTTCATTCGGGCAGGGCCAGATACAAGAAATCGTACATTGGATTGGTTTGCCTACATCCTAAACACCAACCACAAACGGAGAGCTATCCAGGTGGACCCTAGAGAGGTTGCCTCAGACGGATTCATGATGAACATCACCACGATTTTGGATCGATTCTGCGAACCATTCATGGAAATGGATTTTAGCAAAATAGACAAGATTGATGTCCGATATTTTCGGAGGCAGCCGCGAGTTGATATCTCAGATGAGACTAAGCTCAACGCCgatcaagctgctgctgaaaagTATTATGCtcaaaaggaagagggggACTCAAACTTCATCTCAGAGGCCTTCTTCCTGACACTTGCTGCTCACCACTATGGCAGCGAGGCACTCAACTCGCAACTGAAGAATCTCGATCGCGAGATCAAGTACTTGGAGAGACATCTCAAGGCTATGGAGGCAGAGCGATCAAAAGTAGCTAACGCGCCGCATCAACTTAGGCTGTTCGAAGAAACCCTTAAGAGGCATACGAACGTGCTTGAGAAGACAATAGCGCTGAAATACTCAATTGAGGGCGTTCTGCTCGACGAAAGGATGCAGAGTACTTCCCTGCGCTTCATGAGATATGTTGCTGTGTGGCTGCTTCGTATTGCAACAGGGTCCGATTACAAGCCTGGAACTGAGACTGAGACCATCAA GCTACCTATTGAATTAGCAAACTCTGGCGCTTTTGCGTATCTTCCCGAATATGCGCTTCAGAATATTGTTGACAACTTCAAGTTTGTGTTCCG GTGGCTTCCCACCATTCTTCCTAGCGCTGTGGGCGAGGAAATGATTGCTCTGTGCATCACCTTCCTTCGGTCTTCAGAACAGATCAAAAACCCATATCTTAAATCATCACTGGTgtctctgctcttctccggAACCTGGCCGTTTATGCATCTCAAGAGAGGTGTTTTGGGCGATcagctcatctccatcaagtTTGCCAACGACTTTTTGTTGCATGCTTTGATGAAATTCTACATCGAGTGCGAGTCTACTGGAGCTAACACGGCTTTCTACGACAAGTTCAACATACGATATGAAATCTTCCAAGTCATCAAATGCGTATGGATTAACGATGTTTACAGACAACAGCTTATCAAAGAAAGCAA GGTCAACCGAGGTTTCTTTGTTCAATTCGTCAATATGCTTCTCAATGATACCACGTACGTCCTTGATGAGGCATTCACAAAGTTCCCCAAGATGCGCGGTCTTGAGAGAGAGCTTGAGGATCGCAGCATGTCAACAGAGGACCGacagaagaaggaagaggagctaCAGAGCCTAGGAAGCCAAGCGACATCTTACATGCAGCTGGCCAACGAGACCCTTGAGATGATGAAACTCTTTACCAAGACATTAAGCGAGGCCTTCACCATGCCCGAGATTGTCTCACGTCTGGCGAGCATGTTGAACTACAACCTCGAGACGTTGGCTGGCAAGAAAGCTGCAGCCGAGCTGAGCGTTTCGAATAGAGAAAAATACCATTTCcggcctcttcagctgctcTCCGACTTTGTCGATATCTACTTGAACCTTGGAGCATCATCCGTCTTCATCGAGGCTGTCGCAGCAGACGGACGCTCTTACAAGCCAGAGGTTCTGGATCGCGTCGCCTACATCCTGTCATCCAAACACCAGAAAGACACCGCAGACATTGCTCGATGggacaagctcaaggtcaAGTTCATCAAGGCGAAGGAGCAGCAGGACCAAGCCGAGATGGATCTCGGCGACATCCCGCCCGAGTTTGAAGACCCCATCATGGGAGAGCTGATGAAGGATCCCGTGCTCTTACCGAGTAGGCACGTTGTCGATCGATCGACCATCGTGCAGCACTTGCTGAGCGACCCGAAAGATCCGTTTACGCGTCAGCCTATGACTATTGAGGATGCCGTTCCGCAGACGgagctgaaggagaagattgagAAGTGGAGGCTTGAGAGGATCCAGGCTTCAAAGGAGAAGCTGGCACaacaaggagatgatgccatGGATACTGCTGAGGGCTAA
- a CDS encoding uncharacterized protein (BUSCO:EOG092D0KTI), giving the protein MVKLSTQLSGISMSDEYKPYVQALLTYTRFPILISNLATHACFKLPLSPHTIERNTILGPFFRLSPLQPEVIKSYFPGSRTLDKARITNAQDALRMVLRTHQDDLFVITNAFIRAGPDTRNRTLDWFAYILNTNHKRRAIQVDPREVASDGFMMNITTILDRFCEPFMEMDFSKIDKIDVRYFRRQPRVDISDETKLNADQAAAEKYYAQKEEGDSNFISEAFFLTLAAHHYGSEALNSQLKNLDREIKYLERHLKAMEAERSKVANAPHQLRLFEETLKRHTNVLEKTIALKYSIEGVLLDERMQSTSLRFMRYVAVWLLRIATGSDYKPGTETETIKLPIELANSGAFAYLPEYALQNIVDNFKFVFRWLPTILPSAVGEEMIALCITFLRSSEQIKNPYLKSSLVSLLFSGTWPFMHLKRGVLGDQLISIKFANDFLLHALMKFYIECESTGANTAFYDKFNIRYEIFQVIKCVWINDVYRQQLIKESKVNRGFFVQFVNMLLNDTTYVLDEAFTKFPKMRGLERELEDRSMSTEDRQKKEEELQSLGSQATSYMQLANETLEMMKLFTKTLSEAFTMPEIVSRLASMLNYNLETLAGKKAAAELSVSNREKYHFRPLQLLSDFVDIYLNLGASSVFIEAVAADGRSYKPEVLDRVAYILSSKHQKDTADIARWDKLKVKFIKAKEQQDQAEMDLGDIPPEFEDPIMGELMKDPVLLPSRHVVDRSTIVQHLLSDPKDPFTRQPMTIEDAVPQTELKEKIEKWRLERIQASKEKLAQQGDDAMDTAEG; this is encoded by the exons ATGGTCAAGCTCAGCACTCAGCTATCTGGAATTTCCATGAGCGACGAATACAAGCCATATGTCCAG GCACTGCTAACATACACACGCTTCCCTATCTTAATATCTAATCTCGCCACGCACGCCTGCTTCAAACTACCTCTTTCGCCACACACCATTGAGAGGAACACCATTCTCGGCCCCTTCTTTCGTTTATCCCCCCTACAGCCAGAAGTGATCAAAAGCTACTTTCCCGGGTCACGTACTCTAGACAAGGCACGCATTACCAACGCGCAAGACGCTCTGCGAATGGTGTTGAGGACACACCAAGACGACTTATTCGTCATTACCAACGCTTTCATTCGGGCAGGGCCAGATACAAGAAATCGTACATTGGATTGGTTTGCCTACATCCTAAACACCAACCACAAACGGAGAGCTATCCAGGTGGACCCTAGAGAGGTTGCCTCAGACGGATTCATGATGAACATCACCACGATTTTGGATCGATTCTGCGAACCATTCATGGAAATGGATTTTAGCAAAATAGACAAGATTGATGTCCGATATTTTCGGAGGCAGCCGCGAGTTGATATCTCAGATGAGACTAAGCTCAACGCCgatcaagctgctgctgaaaagTATTATGCtcaaaaggaagagggggACTCAAACTTCATCTCAGAGGCCTTCTTCCTGACACTTGCTGCTCACCACTATGGCAGCGAGGCACTCAACTCGCAACTGAAGAATCTCGATCGCGAGATCAAGTACTTGGAGAGACATCTCAAGGCTATGGAGGCAGAGCGATCAAAAGTAGCTAACGCGCCGCATCAACTTAGGCTGTTCGAAGAAACCCTTAAGAGGCATACGAACGTGCTTGAGAAGACAATAGCGCTGAAATACTCAATTGAGGGCGTTCTGCTCGACGAAAGGATGCAGAGTACTTCCCTGCGCTTCATGAGATATGTTGCTGTGTGGCTGCTTCGTATTGCAACAGGGTCCGATTACAAGCCTGGAACTGAGACTGAGACCATCAA GCTACCTATTGAATTAGCAAACTCTGGCGCTTTTGCGTATCTTCCCGAATATGCGCTTCAGAATATTGTTGACAACTTCAAGTTTGTGTTCCG GTGGCTTCCCACCATTCTTCCTAGCGCTGTGGGCGAGGAAATGATTGCTCTGTGCATCACCTTCCTTCGGTCTTCAGAACAGATCAAAAACCCATATCTTAAATCATCACTGGTgtctctgctcttctccggAACCTGGCCGTTTATGCATCTCAAGAGAGGTGTTTTGGGCGATcagctcatctccatcaagtTTGCCAACGACTTTTTGTTGCATGCTTTGATGAAATTCTACATCGAGTGCGAGTCTACTGGAGCTAACACGGCTTTCTACGACAAGTTCAACATACGATATGAAATCTTCCAAGTCATCAAATGCGTATGGATTAACGATGTTTACAGACAACAGCTTATCAAAGAAAGCAA GGTCAACCGAGGTTTCTTTGTTCAATTCGTCAATATGCTTCTCAATGATACCACGTACGTCCTTGATGAGGCATTCACAAAGTTCCCCAAGATGCGCGGTCTTGAGAGAGAGCTTGAGGATCGCAGCATGTCAACAGAGGACCGacagaagaaggaagaggagctaCAGAGCCTAGGAAGCCAAGCGACATCTTACATGCAGCTGGCCAACGAGACCCTTGAGATGATGAAACTCTTTACCAAGACATTAAGCGAGGCCTTCACCATGCCCGAGATTGTCTCACGTCTGGCGAGCATGTTGAACTACAACCTCGAGACGTTGGCTGGCAAGAAAGCTGCAGCCGAGCTGAGCGTTTCGAATAGAGAAAAATACCATTTCcggcctcttcagctgctcTCCGACTTTGTCGATATCTACTTGAACCTTGGAGCATCATCCGTCTTCATCGAGGCTGTCGCAGCAGACGGACGCTCTTACAAGCCAGAGGTTCTGGATCGCGTCGCCTACATCCTGTCATCCAAACACCAGAAAGACACCGCAGACATTGCTCGATGggacaagctcaaggtcaAGTTCATCAAGGCGAAGGAGCAGCAGGACCAAGCCGAGATGGATCTCGGCGACATCCCGCCCGAGTTTGAAGACCCCATCATGGGAGAGCTGATGAAGGATCCCGTGCTCTTACCGAGTAGGCACGTTGTCGATCGATCGACCATCGTGCAGCACTTGCTGAGCGACCCGAAAGATCCGTTTACGCGTCAGCCTATGACTATTGAGGATGCCGTTCCGCAGACGgagctgaaggagaagattgagAAGTGGAGGCTTGAGAGGATCCAGGCTTCAAAGGAGAAGCTGGCACaacaaggagatgatgccatGGATACTGCTGAGGGCTAA
- a CDS encoding uncharacterized protein (EggNog:ENOG41), whose product MAETSHNPYPRSPNPSTRSYDSSSVSSATSPRPPSRYLGSMLSAAGRPNPTPPQPLGIPTLPPVNQGFPPYAPMPPTSIMGRESVASTDSLVSSQGLGGSHLSGTSGVQGQKRAYRQRRKDPSCDACRERKVKCDATETTSCSECSSRNVKCQFTKETNRRMSSIKQVQDLEKQIEKVRRDNNNLRRLLQERDGSMDVDVESRERSSSQMPPPIESESRSRKRPQPVPDLALARTNLRSFSKGVWKPPAQHRLPAPAVFDAPAPELPSRQVADQLLNTYYGSAHTMFPIIHLPTFKSMVDDLYRASPPRMPPGFLCLFFAVLATGSLFTSELPATPVTFYRPAELLESARKAIDPWCNHHTLDDARALILITICLNEMNLKSAAWNWLGNAVRVGQDLGLYFDSETWPVVEGEMRRRTWWAIYILDRVLATEMGHPFLIDDADCGVDLPAAVDDQYIRDDGMRVPTGAEPLTHSLLAVIHVVRSYTSIVKATDSPTISPVQLANFDAHFKKCLNTFPPACDPASTVALAPHFLAPLTYLFHARLLLHRHNLNPNCDVDTRLAAIESCMHIAIDTASLINRTGSPADGATALLTTHIFRSTLFLLLTGYLDHAITCIRALAAIDARRDITTACGRYLSFFASTLSVKRAEYSSHIARTTSPHAFSSARSPVDPSTLLVSLARDEELIAYVSADLHASPSRSWVWNEGHDRDYPPPKTDAVPSGGLGHALFSSVMRTGLSDEERRDWGGWSQLETAVRALGTTAHAMSNWATLPPPQVKRESPAPSMPAMPAMPAMPAMPAMQRLSDAPRYTSEVPKYAMVYLSF is encoded by the exons ATGGCAGAAACGTCGCACAATCCTTATCCACGATCTCCCAATCCTTCGACCAGGTCATACGACTCGTCTTCTGTCTCATCTGCAACATCGCCTCGGCCTCCATCGAGGTATCTTGGAAGCATGCTGAGCGCAGCGGGAAGACCAAACCCGACACCGCCTCAGCCCCTGGGCATCCCGACTTTGCCTCCCGTGAACCAGGGCTTTCCGCCTTATGCGCCCATGCCGCCAACGTCCATCATGGGTCGTGAATCGGTTGCTTCTACCGACTCTCTAGTAAGTAGTCAAGGCCTTGGGGGCTCTCACCTGTCAGGCACTTCGGGCGTGCAAGGGCAAAAGAGGGCTTACCGTCAAAGACGGAAAGACCCCAGCTGCGACGCATgtcgagagagaaaagtcaAGTGTGATGCGACTGAGACGACGAGTTGCTCCGAATGCTCCAGTCGAAATGTCAAATGCCAGTTCACCAAGGAAACAAACCGGAGAATGTCGTCTATCAAGCAGGTACAGGATTTGGAGAAACAAATCGAAAAGGTCCGGCgcgacaacaacaacctCCGTCGGCTGCTGCAGGAGAGAGATGGCTCCATGGACGTCGATGTCGAATCAAGAGAGCGATCCTCTTCCCAGATGCCGCCTCCCATCGAGTCTGAGAGCAGATCACGCAAGAGGCCTCAACCAGTCCCCGACCTTGCTCTGGCGAGAACAAACCTGCGAAGCTTCTCAAAAGGCGTTTGGAAACCTCCGGCGCAGCACCGCctgccagcaccagctgTGTTTGATGCTCCTGCGCCGGAATTGCCCTCCCGTCAGGTTGCTGACCAGCTGCTAAACACGTATTATGGTTCGGCGCATACCATGTTTCCCATCATTCATCTACCCACCTTCAAATCCATGGTTGATGATTTGTACAGAGCAAGCCCACCCCGTATGCCACCGGGCTTCTTGTGTTTATTCTTTGCCGTTTTGGCAACCGGCAGCTTGTTTACAAGCGAATTGCCTGCGACTCCTGTTACCTTTTACCGACCTGCCGAGCTATTGGAATCGGCACGCAAAGCAATAGATCCCTGGTGCAATCACCACACCCTCGATGACGCCAGAGCTCTTATCCTCATAACAATCTGCCTCAACGAAATGAATCTGAAATCTGCGGCGTGGAATTGGCTGGGCAATGCTGTGCGTGTTGGTCAGGATCTAGGCCTGTATTTCGATTCGGAAACTTGGCCCGTGGTTGAAGGAGAAATGCGACGTAGAACATGGTGGGCGATTTACATTCTAGACAGAGTCTTGGCCACCGAGATGGGCCATCCATTCCTTATCGATGATGCAGATTGCGGCGTGGATCTGCCGGCTGCTGTGGACGACCAATATATTCGAGACGACGGAATGAGAGTTCCCACCGGGGCCGAACCGCTAACTCATTCTCTTCTAGCTGTTATTCATGTTGTGCGGTCTTACACGTCCATCGTGAAAGCGACTGATTCTCCCACAATATCGCCTGTACAGCTTGCGAATTTTGACGCGCATTTCAAAAAGTGCCTCAACACTTTCCCCCCGGCTTGTGATCCGGCGAGCACAGTGGCTTTGGCGCCTCACTTCTTGGCACCTCTTACTTATTTGTTCCACGcgcggctgcttcttcaccGTCATAATTTGAATCCCAACTGCGACGTCGATACTCGCCTTGCCGCTATTGAAAGCTGCATGCACATTGCGATAGACACCGCGTCGCTGATTAACCGAACGGGCTCTCCTGCTGATGGTGCCACCGCTCTTTTAACAACTCACATCTTTCGCTCTACTCTGTTTTTGCTATTGACGGGATATCTGGACCATGCCATCACCTGCATTCGAGCTTTGGCGGCTATAGATGCCAGACGCGATATTACCACTGCTTGTGGGAGATACCTTTCATTTTTTGCCTCTACTTTGAGTGTCAAGCGAGCCGAGTACTCAAGCCACATTGCAAGAACAACCTCACCccatgccttttcttctgcgAGATCTCCGGTCGATCCATCAACCCTTTTGGTATCGTTGGCtagagatgaagagctcaTAGCTTATGTCTCCGCCGACCTTCATGCTTCACCTTCAAGATCCTGGGTTTGGAACGAAGGGCACGATCGCGATTATCCGCCCCCCAAGACCGATGCCGTTCCATCCGGAGGGCTTGGACACGCCCTTTTTAGTTCAGTAATGAGAACTGGGCTGAGTGACGAAGAGCGCAGGGATTGGGGAGGATGGTCTCAGCTGGAGACGGCGGTTCGAGCATTAGGGACGACTGCTCATGCCATGAGCAATTGGGCAACTCTCCCACCTCCTCAGGTGAAGAGAGAATCCCCAGCGCCGAGTATGCCTGCTATGCCTGCTATGCCTGCTATGCCTGCTATGCCTGCTATGCAACGGCTATCAGATGCCCCTCGATATACTTCAGAAGTGCCAAAGTATG CCATGGTTTATCTAAGTTTCTAA